From a single Polyangium spumosum genomic region:
- a CDS encoding crotonase/enoyl-CoA hydratase family protein: MSEFVSLDISETIATVTLQKPTMPPALFLELEALFGRLAVEKGLRAVVVQSTAKAFSFGLDLRAAMADLGPHLGGGGAAERMELLRLIQRYQRGFDAVAACPVPVIAAVQGPCIGAGLDLAAACDIRLATRDAYFSVRETKIAIVADLGSLQRLPRLLGQGLVRELAYTGKDLPADRALSIGLVNELFDDAAALQAGARKLALAIAANPPLTVRGVKAVLDHGEGKSVADGLAYVAAWNAAFLASEDLGEAMAAFVEKRAPRFAGK; the protein is encoded by the coding sequence ATGAGTGAGTTCGTCTCCCTGGACATCTCCGAAACGATCGCCACCGTCACCCTGCAGAAGCCCACGATGCCGCCCGCGCTTTTCCTCGAGCTCGAGGCGCTGTTCGGGCGCCTCGCCGTCGAGAAGGGCCTGCGCGCCGTCGTCGTGCAGTCGACCGCGAAGGCGTTCTCGTTTGGCCTGGACCTGCGCGCCGCGATGGCCGATCTCGGCCCGCACCTCGGGGGCGGCGGCGCCGCCGAGCGGATGGAGCTCCTCCGGCTCATCCAGCGGTACCAGCGCGGCTTCGACGCGGTCGCGGCTTGCCCCGTGCCCGTGATCGCGGCCGTGCAGGGGCCGTGTATCGGCGCAGGGCTCGATCTCGCGGCCGCGTGTGACATCCGGCTCGCCACGCGTGACGCGTACTTTTCGGTGCGCGAGACGAAGATCGCGATCGTGGCGGACCTCGGGAGCTTGCAGCGCCTGCCGCGCCTGCTCGGTCAAGGGCTCGTGCGGGAGCTCGCGTACACGGGCAAGGACCTGCCGGCCGATCGCGCGCTCTCCATCGGCCTCGTGAACGAGCTCTTCGACGACGCCGCGGCGCTGCAAGCAGGGGCCCGCAAGCTCGCGCTCGCGATCGCGGCGAACCCGCCGCTCACGGTGCGCGGCGTCAAGGCCGTGCTCGATCACGGCGAGGGCAAGTCGGTCGCCGACGGGCTCGCCTACGTCGCGGCCTGGAACGCGGCGTTCCTCGCGTCCGAGGACCTCGGCGAGGCCATGGCGGCGTTCGTGGAGAAGCGCGCTCCCCGCTTCGCCGGCAAATAA